In the genome of Bremerella sp. JC817, one region contains:
- the panB gene encoding 3-methyl-2-oxobutanoate hydroxymethyltransferase: protein MSTPPRGKSRLTVPQFVARKAEGKKLTVLTAYDYPMASLVDQAGVDAILVGDTLSMVVQGHDSTIPVTLDEMIYHAEMVTRAVRNALVIVDMPFPSNLLGVHEAIRNAGRILKETGAQAVKLEGGADQAEVISGLVNAGIPVMAHIGLRPQLVHQMGGYKVQRDQDRLFNDARAAADAGAFSIVLECIPQTDAAEITKMIDIPTIGIGAGKECDGQVLVLNDMLGLTEGHVPKFVKQYANIRETITDAVRQYCEEVQSGEFPAPSHSFR from the coding sequence ATGTCCACGCCCCCCCGAGGCAAATCGCGTCTCACCGTTCCCCAGTTCGTCGCACGGAAAGCAGAAGGCAAAAAGCTAACCGTACTAACAGCTTACGACTATCCGATGGCCAGTCTGGTCGATCAAGCTGGAGTCGATGCCATCCTGGTGGGCGATACCCTGTCGATGGTCGTTCAAGGGCACGATTCGACCATTCCGGTGACCCTGGACGAGATGATCTATCATGCCGAAATGGTGACCCGAGCCGTTCGTAACGCATTGGTCATCGTCGATATGCCATTTCCGTCGAACCTTTTAGGGGTGCACGAAGCGATCCGCAACGCAGGCCGGATCCTCAAAGAGACCGGCGCCCAGGCGGTCAAGCTGGAAGGGGGAGCCGATCAGGCGGAGGTGATCTCAGGCCTGGTGAACGCCGGGATTCCGGTGATGGCCCACATTGGCTTGCGTCCGCAGTTGGTGCATCAGATGGGTGGCTACAAAGTCCAACGCGATCAAGACCGTCTCTTCAACGATGCTCGGGCCGCGGCGGATGCCGGTGCGTTCAGCATCGTGCTGGAATGCATTCCGCAGACCGACGCCGCCGAGATCACCAAGATGATCGATATCCCGACCATCGGAATCGGCGCCGGCAAAGAATGCGACGGGCAAGTCCTGGTGCTCAATGATATGCTGGGACTAACGGAAGGCCACGTGCCAAAATTTGTGAAGCAGTACGCTAACATTCGCGAAACAATCACCGACGCCGTTCGCCAATACTGCGAAGAAGTCCAATCAGGCGAGTTCCCTGCTCCGTCTCATTCGTTCCGCTAG
- a CDS encoding thioredoxin domain-containing protein, with protein MPNRLAEETSPYLLQHANNPVAWYPWGEEALAKAKQENKPIFLSIGYSACHWCHVMEHESFESQEIADYLNEHFVSIKVDREERPDLDQIYMNAVQLLTGHGGWPMSVFLTCELKPFFGGTYWPPTAGRGMPGFDQVLKAVVDAWVNRQDKVLEQSGILTERLQMIGAGTSESSEIAPGRILLAIDQMRQSFDATHGGFGSAPKFPHTMNVDLILRYYDQSQDDSVLPMVTTTLDKMSMGGIYDHLGGGFARYSVDEFWLVPHFEKMLYDNALLVGNYVDAYRLTGNPNYARVIRESCDYILRDMTDERGGFHSTEDADSEGEEGKFYVWTPAEVHQLLGDPVIADRFCQVYDITESGNFEGHSIPRLKKPLAEYARLLETSEEELRDEMNRGKEVLFHARCDRVRPGKDDKILASWNGLMIEAMAGAGAALAEPTYIAAAEKAARFVLQDMRNEAGRLLHTYRHGKAKLAAYLDDYTYLASAMFALYEATFDEQWLVECKSLVDQAIEHFYDDDQGGFFYTADDHEALISRNKDFYDHSVPSGNGVAALVLAKLGRLLGNESYLALANETIAAGADVLQKHPFAAGQLLIAHHYLECDSREVVIAANDRAEIEPLVRQLAKIYDPTVLVAIALEDEPESPLLNLLKAGKKLLDDAAQVYVCENFHCNAPIAASQYLSDLTTNGNEAGPMV; from the coding sequence ATGCCGAATCGACTCGCCGAAGAAACGAGCCCTTACCTCCTGCAACACGCCAACAATCCTGTCGCCTGGTATCCGTGGGGAGAAGAAGCCCTGGCAAAGGCCAAGCAAGAGAACAAGCCGATCTTTCTTTCGATCGGCTACTCGGCCTGCCACTGGTGCCACGTGATGGAGCACGAAAGTTTCGAGTCCCAAGAGATCGCCGACTACCTGAACGAGCACTTCGTCAGCATCAAGGTCGATCGAGAAGAACGACCTGACCTCGACCAGATTTACATGAACGCCGTGCAGCTTCTGACGGGGCATGGCGGCTGGCCGATGTCGGTCTTCCTGACGTGCGAGCTCAAGCCATTCTTTGGCGGAACTTATTGGCCGCCGACTGCCGGTCGCGGCATGCCTGGCTTCGACCAGGTTTTGAAGGCGGTGGTCGATGCATGGGTGAACCGCCAGGACAAAGTCTTGGAGCAGTCCGGCATTCTGACCGAGCGTTTGCAAATGATCGGAGCCGGCACCAGCGAATCGTCCGAGATCGCCCCAGGTCGCATCCTGTTGGCGATCGATCAGATGCGACAATCGTTCGACGCAACGCATGGCGGCTTCGGATCGGCTCCGAAGTTTCCGCATACGATGAACGTCGACTTGATCCTGCGTTATTACGATCAATCGCAAGACGACTCGGTCTTGCCGATGGTCACGACAACGCTCGACAAGATGTCGATGGGCGGCATCTACGATCATCTTGGTGGCGGGTTCGCTCGCTACAGCGTCGACGAGTTCTGGCTTGTTCCGCACTTCGAGAAGATGCTGTACGACAACGCCCTGCTGGTTGGCAACTACGTCGATGCCTATCGCCTGACTGGCAACCCGAACTATGCTCGCGTCATCCGCGAATCGTGCGACTACATCCTGCGCGACATGACCGACGAACGGGGCGGTTTCCACAGCACGGAAGATGCCGACAGCGAAGGGGAGGAAGGCAAGTTCTACGTCTGGACTCCAGCGGAGGTGCATCAACTGCTGGGCGATCCGGTAATCGCCGATCGGTTCTGCCAGGTCTACGATATCACCGAGTCTGGCAACTTCGAGGGGCACAGCATTCCGCGACTGAAGAAGCCACTAGCTGAGTATGCCCGGCTGCTGGAAACTTCCGAGGAAGAACTGCGTGACGAAATGAATCGCGGCAAGGAAGTATTGTTCCATGCTCGGTGTGACCGTGTTCGCCCAGGCAAGGACGACAAGATTCTCGCCAGTTGGAATGGCCTGATGATCGAGGCGATGGCTGGCGCCGGAGCTGCCCTCGCCGAACCAACCTACATCGCCGCCGCTGAAAAGGCGGCTCGCTTCGTCTTGCAAGATATGCGAAACGAAGCTGGCCGCCTGCTGCACACCTATCGCCATGGCAAAGCCAAACTGGCCGCGTATCTGGACGACTACACCTACCTCGCTTCGGCGATGTTCGCCCTGTATGAAGCGACCTTCGACGAGCAGTGGCTGGTCGAGTGCAAGTCACTCGTGGATCAGGCCATCGAGCATTTCTACGACGACGACCAGGGTGGCTTCTTCTATACGGCCGACGATCACGAAGCGTTGATTTCCCGCAACAAAGACTTTTACGATCACAGCGTCCCCAGCGGCAATGGCGTGGCAGCCCTCGTGTTGGCAAAACTTGGACGACTGCTCGGCAACGAATCGTATCTGGCGCTGGCCAACGAAACGATTGCCGCTGGGGCCGATGTCTTGCAGAAACATCCGTTCGCGGCTGGCCAACTGCTGATTGCCCACCACTACCTGGAATGTGATTCGCGCGAAGTCGTGATCGCGGCGAACGATCGTGCCGAGATTGAACCACTCGTCCGACAATTGGCAAAAATCTATGACCCGACGGTACTTGTCGCCATTGCTCTCGAGGATGAGCCAGAAAGTCCGTTGCTGAACTTGCTGAAGGCAGGCAAAAAGCTGCTTGATGACGCAGCCCAGGTCTATGTCTGTGAGAACTTCCACTGCAACGCTCCGATCGCCGCATCGCAGTATTTGTCAGACTTAACGACGAATGGAAACGAAGCGGGACCTATGGTTTAA
- a CDS encoding YceI family protein, which translates to MRLMGLLLVLSIACLGCKPPEGKTNPGKTGSNETAAPAVSNETMPPPAEDVKPAEEPAAPAEETAKPAEEAPKEEMTKPAEEAAPMEPPKEEPKAEPAPPAEAPKEEAKTEEVDPAAAAQPTPADAVEGLLDEKPAPEAGAEMKKPEPTETVSTEATGPVETALTPENTLVQFVGTHVGDKPDPRTGKFGKLSGTAKAADGKLSEVSVTIETASIETEFEKLTNHLKSPDFFDVRQHPEAKFVSKKIEAGDDGKFNVTGDLTLLGETKSITFPAVVTIGKEVNLTAEFVIDRTEFGMNYSPDKVHKDVTMTIKVGK; encoded by the coding sequence ATGCGTTTAATGGGTTTATTACTGGTACTTTCGATTGCCTGCCTGGGCTGCAAGCCACCTGAAGGCAAGACCAATCCCGGCAAGACCGGCAGCAACGAAACGGCTGCTCCAGCAGTTTCCAATGAAACCATGCCTCCTCCGGCAGAAGACGTGAAGCCGGCCGAAGAGCCTGCAGCTCCTGCTGAGGAAACAGCAAAGCCTGCGGAAGAAGCTCCGAAGGAAGAGATGACCAAGCCGGCCGAAGAAGCCGCCCCGATGGAACCGCCAAAGGAAGAACCGAAGGCCGAGCCCGCTCCACCGGCGGAAGCTCCGAAAGAAGAAGCCAAGACGGAAGAAGTCGATCCAGCTGCGGCTGCTCAGCCAACGCCAGCCGATGCCGTCGAAGGCCTGTTGGATGAAAAGCCAGCTCCTGAAGCAGGCGCCGAGATGAAGAAGCCAGAGCCAACTGAGACCGTTTCGACCGAAGCGACCGGCCCGGTGGAAACGGCTTTGACTCCGGAAAACACCCTGGTTCAGTTTGTCGGTACCCACGTCGGCGACAAACCAGATCCTCGGACCGGCAAGTTCGGCAAGCTGAGTGGCACCGCCAAAGCCGCGGACGGCAAGCTTTCGGAAGTCTCGGTCACGATCGAAACTGCTTCGATCGAAACCGAATTTGAGAAGCTGACCAACCACTTGAAGAGCCCCGACTTCTTCGACGTTCGTCAGCACCCTGAGGCGAAGTTCGTTTCGAAGAAGATTGAAGCAGGCGATGATGGCAAATTCAACGTCACCGGCGACCTGACACTGCTCGGCGAAACGAAGTCGATCACTTTCCCAGCGGTGGTGACCATCGGTAAGGAAGTGAACCTGACCGCTGAGTTCGTGATCGATCGTACCGAGTTCGGCATGAACTATAGCCCGGACAAAGTTCACAAAGATGTCACCATGACGATCAAGGTTGGTAAGTAA
- a CDS encoding DUF4112 domain-containing protein — MSIRYLSPNTSRLMPRRPQYPDEVGKAGKKVQSSLTSDDREKLVARLRTIAKLFDDAVTVPGTKITLGWDAVIGLIPFVGDTATTAVSAYFLWEAYRLGASRWTLVKMVGNVLVDFLVGLVPLVGDLIDVTWRANRRNMKLLEKELEKQQKRKKI, encoded by the coding sequence ATGAGTATTCGCTATTTATCTCCCAATACGTCTCGGCTCATGCCACGTCGTCCGCAATATCCCGACGAAGTTGGCAAGGCCGGGAAGAAGGTTCAATCCTCGCTCACCAGCGACGATCGCGAGAAACTCGTTGCTCGACTGCGAACGATCGCCAAGCTGTTCGACGACGCCGTGACCGTGCCAGGTACCAAGATCACGCTCGGTTGGGATGCCGTCATCGGTTTGATCCCATTCGTCGGTGATACGGCGACCACTGCCGTTTCGGCCTACTTCCTGTGGGAAGCCTATCGACTCGGTGCGAGTCGCTGGACCTTGGTGAAGATGGTCGGCAACGTGCTGGTCGACTTCCTGGTAGGTCTGGTTCCGCTGGTCGGTGACCTGATAGACGTGACCTGGCGAGCCAATCGCCGGAACATGAAGCTGCTCGAGAAAGAACTTGAGAAGCAGCAGAAGCGTAAGAAGATCTAG
- a CDS encoding DUF6268 family outer membrane beta-barrel protein, giving the protein MHEARAQMQPWAQRDFGKFGNDSFQPIQRIPPTEVFPNNYPLSQFESNPALSNPDGPAYRLAENPPELSTLSDDVEKQDALFLTEDEVFTSRPKLSPAKNGILQSLTIQSTWIAGSGDNIGMTEVSGSATLGFPAPTRESPLLLTPGYGMYFLVGPDSIQAPATLYQAYLTTRWMSQLSPKWGTVLSVTPGVYSDFKRTDGDAFRVSGMALLSYQWTDTVQFLLGVVYLNREDYSVLPAVGLIWTPDDDHRLELTFPRPRYMQLFNYGDGHEDWWYVSGEFGGGTWSVEHPIGQNDDLTLSDYRVLIGMERKSDGGGKSFVEIGYVFGRKLEYKYDPATLDMSDTIMLRSGWWY; this is encoded by the coding sequence GTGCACGAAGCTCGCGCGCAAATGCAGCCTTGGGCTCAGCGAGATTTCGGGAAGTTCGGCAACGATTCGTTCCAGCCTATTCAGCGGATTCCCCCCACGGAAGTCTTTCCGAACAACTATCCGCTTTCGCAGTTCGAGAGCAATCCTGCTTTGAGCAATCCGGATGGGCCGGCATATCGTCTGGCAGAGAATCCGCCCGAGCTGAGCACCTTGTCCGACGATGTCGAAAAGCAAGATGCATTGTTTCTAACCGAAGATGAAGTCTTCACCTCGCGACCAAAGCTAAGCCCAGCGAAGAACGGCATTCTGCAGTCATTGACGATCCAAAGCACCTGGATTGCTGGCAGTGGCGACAACATTGGGATGACTGAAGTGAGTGGCAGTGCCACGCTCGGCTTTCCGGCCCCGACTCGCGAATCGCCGCTGTTGTTAACGCCGGGCTATGGCATGTACTTTCTGGTCGGACCTGACTCGATCCAGGCCCCGGCTACGTTGTACCAGGCTTACCTCACCACGCGTTGGATGTCGCAGCTTTCGCCCAAGTGGGGAACCGTACTCTCGGTTACGCCGGGTGTATATAGCGACTTCAAGCGAACCGATGGCGACGCGTTCCGAGTCAGCGGAATGGCACTGCTCTCGTACCAATGGACTGATACGGTTCAGTTCCTGCTGGGTGTGGTGTACTTGAACCGAGAAGACTATTCGGTTCTGCCTGCCGTCGGTTTAATTTGGACGCCCGACGACGATCACCGATTGGAACTCACTTTCCCTCGGCCTCGTTACATGCAGCTGTTCAACTACGGCGACGGGCACGAAGACTGGTGGTATGTCTCGGGGGAGTTCGGTGGCGGTACCTGGAGCGTCGAACATCCAATCGGCCAGAACGACGACTTGACCCTCAGCGACTACCGCGTGCTGATTGGCATGGAGCGGAAGTCGGACGGGGGTGGCAAGTCGTTCGTCGAGATCGGATATGTGTTCGGGCGAAAGCTCGAATACAAGTACGATCCTGCCACGCTCGATATGAGCGACACCATCATGCTTCGCAGTGGATGGTGGTACTAG
- a CDS encoding PVC-type heme-binding CxxCH protein codes for MYRSALALLLMLIAPVASALAQRNLTVIPDTDPEAERKSFTVAEGFEVNLFASEPMIASPIQINFDAQGRLWVASSEVYPQIEPGQVANDKILMLEDTDGDGKADKSTVFADGLLIPTGVLPGDGGVYLANSTELLHMKDTDGDGKADSKRVVLSGFGTEDTHHILHTLRWGYDGMMYFNQSIYIHSHIETPHGVRRLNAGGIWQFRPETMELDVFCRGFVNTWGHHYNNYGANFATDGAYGEGINYTFPGAVFVTAANSRRLLTGLNPGSPKHCGLELVGGSHLPEDWQTSALTNDFRAHRVCRFVLEEDGSGFASRQTEDVIKASHGAFRPVDIKMGPDGAIYVADWYNPIIQHGEVDFRDKRRDHVHGRIWRITKKGSPLVKPTNLEAASVDELLAALTSSEKWVRTHAKLQLKLRPRAEVLEKLAAWMKAQAKDDPATAHHRLEGLWAYQTLDEINEPLLSETLASPDHNIRAAGVRVASQWHDQLSNPMAMFAAAVRDEHPRVRLEGVRALATIPTSESMIVGLEATRQPMDRFLDFAVWQLTEDLAPQWVPELKEAVASNDTNSKILQDALAHPESWVFALESITNPEVAEAAVVMLSKADAPTSNRLVQLAAQRGDSQLLGKLLTSILPGGSRAEDNAQIVPILKSFLVAMQVRKTKPEGDLASIEKLYGSDSPEVSALAFDAAISWNVASQDLVRSYAAGEKELPPAARVAAVRALAKMPGEATVQLLKGLIHSDQATAPVRIAAIESLATINLPVAANQAAELLSKEKSDVSAEAVLAPFVSRKQGQVRLAEALKDKKLPRDAAQLALRAVRSSSQASPELVSAVQTAGGLTQGIRQWSDEELAQITQLVMESGDPHAGEAIYRKEALNCYKCHAIGESGGKVGPNLISLGASAQPDYIVESLLRPSAKVKENFHSLIILTDEGKVVTGIPVRENQEMLVLRDADGKEIEIPQEAIDDRAEGRSLMPDGSIDSLTQKEIVDLASFLSKLGKDEAFSIGNKRYLRSWQTLTYSDAARHVINRSSNNSVGQGNEAFVWQPIFAQVDGSVPLAELPKFDVHRNQPSFAYLETELDVANEGTFKFALDGTEGLSLWIDGKPIPTSQTFEAQWKPGKHRLTVAINLGERQQGLKVQFLEAESTGRLATAAKN; via the coding sequence ACCAGGTCAGGTCGCCAACGACAAGATCTTGATGCTGGAAGACACCGACGGCGACGGCAAGGCCGACAAGTCGACGGTCTTCGCCGATGGCCTGCTGATTCCTACCGGCGTGCTGCCCGGGGATGGTGGCGTTTATCTCGCCAACAGTACGGAATTGCTGCACATGAAAGACACCGATGGCGACGGCAAAGCGGACTCGAAGCGAGTCGTTTTGTCTGGCTTCGGTACGGAAGATACCCACCACATTCTGCACACGCTGCGGTGGGGCTACGACGGAATGATGTACTTCAATCAGTCGATCTACATTCACAGCCATATCGAAACCCCGCATGGCGTCCGTCGTTTGAATGCCGGTGGTATCTGGCAGTTCCGACCTGAAACGATGGAGCTCGATGTTTTCTGCCGTGGCTTCGTGAATACCTGGGGACATCACTACAACAACTATGGTGCCAACTTCGCGACCGACGGGGCCTATGGCGAAGGGATCAACTACACCTTCCCAGGAGCCGTGTTTGTCACGGCCGCCAACTCGCGTCGTCTGTTGACCGGATTGAACCCAGGCAGCCCGAAGCATTGCGGTTTGGAACTGGTCGGTGGTTCGCACCTGCCCGAAGATTGGCAGACCAGTGCTTTGACCAATGACTTCCGTGCCCATCGCGTTTGCCGCTTCGTGCTGGAAGAAGATGGTTCCGGTTTCGCGAGCCGTCAGACCGAAGACGTGATCAAAGCAAGCCACGGAGCGTTTCGTCCGGTCGATATCAAGATGGGGCCTGATGGTGCCATTTACGTTGCCGACTGGTACAACCCGATCATTCAGCATGGTGAAGTCGACTTCCGTGATAAGCGTCGCGATCATGTCCATGGTCGTATCTGGAGAATCACCAAGAAGGGAAGCCCGCTGGTCAAGCCAACCAATCTGGAAGCCGCTTCGGTCGACGAACTGTTAGCCGCGCTGACCTCGTCCGAAAAGTGGGTTCGCACGCATGCCAAACTGCAGTTGAAGCTGCGTCCACGAGCCGAAGTGCTAGAGAAACTGGCCGCCTGGATGAAGGCTCAAGCCAAAGATGATCCGGCGACCGCTCATCATCGCCTGGAAGGCCTGTGGGCGTATCAGACGCTCGACGAAATCAATGAACCGCTTCTAAGCGAAACGTTGGCTTCGCCAGATCACAACATCCGTGCCGCTGGTGTTCGCGTCGCTTCGCAGTGGCACGATCAGCTGTCTAACCCGATGGCAATGTTCGCTGCGGCCGTTCGTGACGAACATCCCCGCGTTCGCCTGGAAGGGGTTCGCGCCCTGGCGACCATTCCAACTTCCGAGTCGATGATCGTTGGCCTGGAAGCAACGCGTCAGCCAATGGACCGATTTCTCGACTTCGCTGTCTGGCAATTGACCGAAGACCTCGCTCCGCAGTGGGTGCCAGAACTGAAGGAAGCGGTTGCCAGCAACGACACGAACTCGAAGATTCTGCAAGATGCCCTCGCGCATCCCGAAAGCTGGGTCTTCGCCCTCGAATCGATCACCAATCCGGAAGTAGCGGAAGCGGCCGTCGTGATGCTGTCCAAAGCGGACGCACCAACCTCGAACCGTTTGGTTCAGTTGGCCGCACAACGGGGTGACTCGCAACTGTTGGGCAAACTGCTCACGTCGATCCTGCCAGGCGGAAGCCGGGCAGAAGACAACGCTCAGATCGTACCGATTCTGAAGTCGTTCCTGGTGGCGATGCAAGTTCGCAAGACCAAGCCGGAAGGGGATCTGGCGAGTATCGAAAAGTTGTACGGCTCCGATTCGCCAGAAGTCTCTGCATTGGCCTTCGACGCCGCGATCTCGTGGAACGTTGCTTCGCAGGACCTGGTTCGTTCGTACGCCGCTGGTGAAAAAGAATTGCCACCAGCAGCTCGCGTAGCGGCCGTTCGAGCCTTGGCCAAGATGCCCGGCGAAGCAACCGTGCAACTGCTCAAGGGATTGATTCATAGCGACCAGGCTACGGCACCTGTCCGCATCGCGGCAATCGAAAGCCTGGCGACAATCAATCTGCCGGTGGCTGCCAATCAGGCCGCCGAGCTGCTCTCGAAAGAGAAGTCGGACGTCTCGGCGGAAGCAGTCTTGGCTCCATTCGTCAGCCGCAAGCAAGGTCAGGTTCGCCTGGCAGAAGCCTTGAAGGATAAGAAGCTCCCGCGAGACGCCGCTCAGTTGGCACTCCGGGCCGTTCGTAGCAGCAGCCAGGCTTCGCCTGAGCTGGTCAGTGCGGTTCAAACCGCGGGCGGGCTGACTCAGGGCATTCGCCAATGGTCGGACGAAGAGTTGGCTCAGATCACGCAACTGGTCATGGAGTCGGGCGACCCGCACGCCGGCGAGGCAATTTATCGCAAGGAAGCCCTCAACTGCTACAAGTGCCACGCAATCGGCGAGTCAGGCGGAAAGGTCGGCCCGAATTTGATCAGCCTGGGGGCCAGTGCGCAGCCAGACTACATCGTCGAGTCACTGCTCCGTCCGAGTGCCAAGGTGAAAGAGAACTTCCACTCGTTGATCATTCTGACTGATGAAGGAAAGGTGGTGACCGGGATCCCGGTTCGCGAGAACCAAGAGATGCTGGTCCTGCGGGATGCTGACGGCAAAGAGATCGAGATCCCTCAGGAGGCGATCGACGATCGGGCGGAAGGACGCTCGCTGATGCCCGATGGTTCGATCGACTCGCTGACCCAGAAGGAAATCGTTGACCTGGCGAGCTTCCTCTCGAAGCTGGGCAAGGACGAAGCGTTTTCGATTGGCAACAAACGCTATCTACGATCGTGGCAGACGCTGACGTACAGCGACGCTGCCCGTCATGTGATCAATCGCTCGAGCAACAACTCGGTTGGTCAGGGGAACGAAGCGTTCGTCTGGCAGCCGATCTTCGCCCAGGTCGACGGTAGCGTGCCACTGGCCGAGCTGCCGAAGTTCGACGTTCACCGCAATCAGCCAAGCTTTGCGTACCTGGAAACCGAACTGGATGTCGCCAACGAAGGGACGTTCAAGTTCGCTCTGGATGGTACGGAAGGGCTTTCGCTGTGGATCGATGGCAAGCCAATTCCAACAAGCCAGACGTTCGAGGCCCAATGGAAGCCTGGCAAGCACCGTCTGACGGTTGCTATCAACCTTGGCGAACGCCAGCAGGGGTTGAAGGTTCAATTCCTGGAAGCGGAATCGACTGGCCGATTGGCCACGGCGGCAAAGAATTAG